From the Candidatus Hinthialibacter antarcticus genome, the window TATCCCGTGCAGCCGCTTAATTGGAGGCGCAACACGATTAAAAACGTCTGAAAATTGATGTTCCCCAATCGAAGACCGCTGGTTCCTTAACGGGGTAAAACCTCCAGCCGAGATTGATCCTTATGACGCATGAGCCAGTACGCCGGTTTTGCGTCGGCGCATGAAGCCAAAACGCCAAGGCCCAATCTCCTCTGATTGGGCCTTTTTTCTTGCGTTTTTTATGGACAACCAATGAAAACGATCTACTTCGTCCGACACGGCCAGACAGAATTCAACTTGCAAAAACGATTGCAAGGCTGGCGGGATTCCCCGTTGTCGTCTGAAGGGACCGAACAAGTCAAGCGCGTAGCAAAAGCCGTTGAACAGTTAGACGCCATGCAAGGTTTTGTCAGCCCGTTAGGACGCGCTCAGCAGACGGCGCAGATTATTCGAGAGCATGTCTCGTTTGATTTCGAAGCGCTCGATGATTTGCGTGAAGTTTCGTTTGGAGACTTTGAAGGCAACACGTTGCCCGAACTGGATGTGAAGTTCCCCGGTCAGTGGGAGCAACGCCAGAACAATAAATGGACGTACTGCCCCCCTGGCGGCGAAGCCAACTGCGACGCCGTCGAACGGGGACAACACGCCATTGAGCGCTTTGCGAAAGAAGCCGAAAACGGCCCGGTTTTGGTTGTGGCGCATTTCGCCATCAATCGCATCGCCTTTTCGCTGCTGGCGGGGATCGAACCGGATACCATCATTCAGATCAACGTGCCGCACGAAGTGATTTACCGGGCGCAAGACGATGGAAACGGCTGGCAAGTCAGCCACTGGGACACGCGAGACAAGGGTTCCTCTTTTCAAGCAGGATGGATCACGCAAGTTAGACCAGAAAACCAACCAATTGGTGGTTAAAAAAATATACGAAAGCATTGGGAGGAGGTGAAGCGGTATGCCAATACGCAGATCAGATAAAGTAAAACTCAGCGAAGAATACGCCGACTGGGTGAATGAATCGTCTAGTTTGCTGGTTTTCGACTACCGGGGCCTATCGGTGGAAGAATTCAGCGACTTACGAAACAAGGTTCGTGACGCAGGCGGTCGTCTTCGCGTTGTGCGCAACCGCATGTTTAAACGGGCGATTGAATCCAAGCCGTTTACACAAATGAACGACTTGTTGCTTGGCCCCAGCGCAATCATCTTCGCCGGCGAGAGCGACCCTGTTGCTCCAGCCAAAGCGTTAGTTGATTTCGCCAAAGACCATGAAATCATCCAAATCAAAGGCGGTTCGATTTACGACGACTATCTCGAATCCAGCCAAGTGCAATTGTTGGCCAAGACACCGACATTGCCCGAATTGCATTCCAAGATTTTGGGTAGCGTCAAAGCCCCGGCAAGCGCCGTCTTGGGTTGTATCAAAGGTTCAAGCCAGAAACTACACGGCTTATTCACGGCCTATGCAGACAAATTAGAACAAGCGGCGTAATCGCCCTAAAAAATACACAAAACTCTGAAGGAGCCTTAAAACAATGGCAAGCGAAAAAATTGAACAAATATTGGAATTGGTCGGCGGCTTGACCCTGCTCGAAGCCAAAGAACTGGCGGATGAATTCGAAGAGAAATTCGGCGTCACCGCAGCAGCCCCAATGGCAATGGCAATGGCGCCCGGCGCTGATGCAGCCGCAGCGGAAGAACAATCTGAATTTGACGTTGTTCTCGTCAGCCCGGGTTCACAAAAGATCAAAGTCATTAAAGTCGTCCGCGAACTGACTGACTTGGGTCTCAAAGAAGCCAAGGATTTGGTTGACAACTCCCCCAAACCCGTCAAAGAAGGCGTCAGCAAAGACGACGCAGAGTCGGTCAAGGCCAAGTTGGAAGAAGTCGGCGCTACCGTCGAAATCAAGTAATTCCACTGACCAAACGCCTTACAACAAAGCGGGTAGACAATTTTGTCTACCCGCTTTTCTTTTGCCTACCCATTTTTATACAATCTTAGCTTTATAGTGAATATATAAAAAATGGTTCTTCCGAATACTGGATACTTTTTTTTATTATAAAGCGGCTATTACCTGGAAATCATCAAAAAATTGTGAGAGAATGAAAGTCTGATTTGTGTTGTTGAAATGACGCCGTCAAAGGGGACTCCCAATGCACAATCGCCGACTATTTGTCAAATCATCCGCATTCGCACTTGCCTCAGCAGCGTCCGCTCGCCGCATCGTCGGCGCCAATGAGCGCATCAACATTGGCTGCATCGGCCTTGGCGGGCGCGGCAGTTGGCTGCAACGCCTGACCATGCAGCACATTGACGAATACAACGATGGCGCCATCGTCGCGCTCTGCGACGTGTACGCCAAGCGATTGAGTGAAGCGCATGAGCGTTGCCCAGACGCTAAAACCTATACGCACCATCAAGAGTTGCTCGATCAACCAGGCCTGGATGCGCTCATTGTCGCAACGCCGGACCACTGGCACGCTCCCATCACCATCATGGCGATGGAGAAAGGGCTGGACGTATATTGCGAAAAGCCCATGACCCTGCATTGGGAAGAAGCCAAGGTTGTCGCTCAAAAAGCTAAAGAACTTAAGCGAGTCTTACAAATCGGCGTACAAGCGCTTTCGTGGAGCAAATGGCACGAAGCCAAGAAACTCATTGACCAGGGAATGCTCGGTCATGTGGTTTGCTGCCAGGGAACCTATAGCCGCAATGTTCCGAACGGCGACTGGAATTACTATGAAATTGACGAAAACGCAGGCCCTACAGGGAAAGGATTAGACCACCTCGACTGGAAGCAATGGCTGGGGTCTGCGCCGGAGCGGCCTTTTGATTCCGACCGCTACTTCCGCTTTCGCAAATATTGGGACTATTCAGGCGGCATCGCGACTGATTTGCATTACCACACCGTCGCCCCGTTTCATCTGGCCGTAAAAAATGAACACCCAACCCGCGTGGCTGGTATGGGTGGAATATGGATCCACGACGATGGCAGAGAGGTTCCCGACACGTTTTTAACCGCAGCGGACTACCCCTCGAAATACTCATTGACCGTACAGTCTTCGCAGGCGAATGAGGTTGGGTTCCGTACATTAATCCGGGGCGAAAAAGCGACCCTGTTTTGCGGCGCAGATTGGGAAGGCGAGACCTATGACCACCTGAAGGTCGTCCCGGAAAAACCATTTAAGGATGAATTTGTCAATCAATGGGGCAAAGAAGAAATTATTGTCCCCAATATCAGCGACGAAGGCGATGGCAAACACGTCGACAATTTCTTCGACTGCATCCGCTCGCGCAAGGCGCCTAACTGCAACGCTGACCTTGCGTTCAAAGTTATGACAGCGATCAATCTTTCCGTTCGCTCTTACCGTGAAGGCAAGGTGTTCTACTATGACCCCGAAAAAGAAGCCGTTTACTCAAAGTAGGATTTAACTTAACTTTCGAATAGTGAATTCTATAAACATTTGACTTTCAGCGAAATTGAATCAGTGTATTAACTGTGATAGATTCAGTCGCAGCGCTGGTTTATGAGTTTTTCTGTTCATTTTTAGTGAACAGTTATCGTTTTTTATGCGACATAAACAAGTGGTTTCACATCATTAGATCAATCATGCATGGAGAAAAGCCATTATTACGCGCATCCTCTTTGTCTTTATCATAATGATTTTTGGCTTCTTCTTAGTTAATAATGAACTGCTTCCATTATTAAACAACGAGACGGGTCAAACCGAAACACGCCCCTCAAGCGATGTTCTTACCGTGCGCGTCATAACGCAGCCCATCAGGATTACGTCAAACGATATTGTGTTTGATGCAATGGGTTCGGGCAGGGCCATACAATCCGTACGTCTATACCCGGCTGTTTCTGAAGAAGTTATGGCGATCAATTTTAAAGCGGGCGACAAAGTCAAAAAAGATTCGATATTGGTTCAATTTGACGACCGTGAAGAACAGCTGGCTGTCCAACTGGCGCAGGTGAAATTAAAAGATGCGCAAAGTTTACTCGAACGCTATCAATTGGCGGTTAAAGACGGGGCCGTGCCTGAAAGCGACGTCGATTCAGCCCGCGCAGCGGTCGATATCGCCCAGGTCATGCTCGGTCAAGCCAAATTGGCTGTGGAGGAGCGAAAGTTAAGAGCGCCCTTTGACGGCGTGGTTGGCATCCCCAAAATTGACCCCGGCGAGCGCGTTACAACGAACACCTTAATCACCGGAATCGACAACCGGTCAATTTTGCATGTTGATTTTGAAGTCCCCGAAGCATTAGCGCTTGGGCTGAAGCAAGAAAACACGATTACCGCAACCACGCCTGCGTTTCCAAACAAGACGTTTACCGGCATGATCGCAGCGCTTGAAAGCCGGGTCGACCCTCAAAAGAGAACCATTATGGCCCGCGCCCGGATCGTGAATGAAGATGATTTTCTCAGACCGGGTATGTCGTTTATGACCCGTTTAGAAATTAAAGGGCAAGAATATCCAACCGTTCCTGAAATTTCTCTACAATGGGGGCGGGATGGCTCATTTGTCTGGCTGATTCGCGACGAACTTGCGGACCGCATCCCCGTGCGCGTCATCGCGAGAACGGCGGGAGACGTTTTGGTCGAGTGTGAAGCAAACGAAACGGACCAAGTTGTGATCGAAGGATTACAGCGCTTGCAGCCTGGCAAAAAAGTCATTGTCGCCAGCAATACTCAATCCACTCAAATATCCGATATAAGCGAATAACCATGAGCCGCATTGCATCATCATTTACTGCATTGGGAGTTCGTCGCCCCGTATTGGCGGTGGTGATGAGTTTGTTGATTATCCTCGCGGGGATTTCCAGCTTTTTGGGCGTGGATGTCCGTGAATTGCCGGATGTTGACACGCCCACGGTCTCTGTCAGAGCGACGTTTGAAGGCGCTTCGCCCGAAACCATGGATACGGAAGTGACCAGCATTCTTGAGGGGGCGGTCGCGCGCGTACAGGGCGTCAAGTCAATCCGCGCATCCAGCGAAGAAAATTACTGCCGCATTTTTATTGAGTTTCAGCCGCACATTGATATTGACGTCGCCTCGAACGATGTTCGTGAAGCGATCAACCGAAGAATGCGCGACCTGCCGGATGACGTCGAAGATTTTTTTATCATGAAGGGCGTTTTCAATGATGATTCGGTTTGTGAACTGTCCGTCTATAGCGACGTATTATCCAAAGAAGAACTAGCCAAGCGCGTCGAGAAAGACATCTCCCCTCATTTTCTTTCGATTCCCGGCGTCGCTGATGTTGAGATGTCTGGCGACCAGCAACGGGTGTTGCGCGTCTTGCTTGATCCAGCGCGGATGGCTGGCTTGCGGGTTGCCGTCAATGAAGTAATCAGTTGCTTGCGCAATGCGCGACTGGACGTACCCGCCGGGAGTTATCAATCCGAAGACCAGGAACTCATCATTCGCGCAGAAGCGACCGTCATTCAGCCGAAGCGCGTCGAAGAACTTTATATCCGTGACGATGTTCGCATCGGCGATATCGGCGTGGTGTTCTTTGGCCCGGAAGAAGCCGAAGATTATTCGATGCTGAATGGTCGCGTCGTTATCGGCATGGGGATCATTCGCCAGTCCGGCGCCAACACCATTACGATTTCGCAGGCCGTGGATGAGAAAGTGGCTGAGATCAATCAGCGCGTCAATGAATTTCATCTTGTCAAAACGTCAGACAACGCCATCTTTATTAAAGGGGCGCTCAAAGAAGTTCTGTTTTCTTTGGGATTCTCGATCTTGATTGTCCTAATCGTGATCGGCGTTTTTTTAGGCCGCTGGCGAACAACTTTGATCCCGGCTGTCACCATCCCGGTGTCATTGATCGGCACGGTCGCCGCGATCTGGCTGCTGGGGTTTTCGATCAATCTCCTCACCCTGTTGGCATTGGTGCTCGCGACGGGATTGATTGTTGACGACGCCATCGTCGTTCTAGAAAACATTCAACGCCGGCGCCATTTGGGTCTCGACAAGATGGCGGCGGCAGTCGTTGGAACCCACCAAGTGTTTTTTGCGGTCGTCGCGACAACATTGACGTTGGTTTCGGTCTTTCTGCCCATCTCATTTCTTCCCAGTCGAACGGGAATTCTCTTTCGTGAGTTTGGGCTGGTGCTTGCGGTCGCGGTTTGCATCAGTTCGTTTGTCGCGTTGACCTTGTGCCCAATGATGGCCTCCCGTCTGCCCGATTCATCGAAAAAGGGATTTATCATGAGCGGGATTCTCAATCTTCTAGCCATGATTGGAGAGGGATTGAGTTCTCTCTATTTTCAATCGCTGCGCTTGTTCCTTCGCCATAAATATTTGGCGCTTATTTTTGTTGTGATTTTAGCCGGGTATGGCGCAACATTTTTCTTAAAAATCAAACAAGAGCTCCTGCCACAAGAAGACCGTGGAATGGTTGTAATTATGGCGACCGGGCCGGACGGCGCGTCGCTGAATTATTCAGACCGGCAAGCCGAAAAGATTGAAGAGATTCTTTATCCCTATCAACAATCCGGTTTGATAAAAGATATTTATACAACCGTTGGCCGATATGACAAAAACCGTACGCTGACCATCGCCACTCTCAAACATTGGGACGAACGCTCTATAACACAACAGGAATTTGAGACGGAGATTAATAAGCAACTGATCCAGATTCCTGGCGTACAGATATCCATTCGTCGAGGAAACAGTTTAGGAATCCGGGGCGCAGGTTCGGGCATTAGCATTGCGCTGACGGGAAATGATTACAATGAGATTTTGCAAGTCACCGAGAAATTGAAATCTGAATTAGAGAAGCGCATCCCCGTTATTGATGAAATCCAGATCAGTTTTGACACGTCTCAACCGGAACTCTCATTTAATATCAATCGAAATCGCGTGAGCGATTTGAATATATCTCTTGAATCCATTTCGCAAACATTGCGGGTCATGGTTGACCGCTATGACGTCACGGACCTTAACATTGATGATGAAGCCATCCCCATTATGTTGGGTTCCATTCAAGGCGTTGCAGACGATCCGGGCGACTTACTCAATACGTTTATCCTTAACCGCAATCAGGAACTGGTGCCGCTAACGACTCTAGTTGACATTAAAGAAGCGGGCGTCGCTGCTCAGTTAGATCGTCATGCTCAGCGCCGCGCTATTGAAATGAACATCAGTTTTCCTCCAGGCAATTCATTAGGAGAACTCGTTAACCAAGTCCGTGAAATTGCAAATGAAGTGCTGCCTCTAGACATCGGCCTCCTTTTCAGGGGAGAAGCCGAAACCTTAAACGAAAACAATTATGAAGTGGCGGCGACCTTTTTAATTGCCCTGCTGGTGATCTTTCTCGTGCTGGCCGCCCAGTTTGAAAGCATGGGTAGCGCATTGATCGTTATATTCACGGTACCGTTCGGTTTGGCGGCTGCGGCGTTTGCGCTTTCAATGTCAAACCAAACCTTAAACGTCTACAGCCAGATTGGTTTTGTCATGCTGATCGGGCTGATGACGAAGAACGCCATTCTGCTGGTTGAGTTCATGGATCAACTACGCGAAGAAGGCCGCAGCGTAGACGACGCGATCATGGAAGGAATCGAAGTCCGACTTCGGCCTCTTACGATGACGGTGTTGTCTACTGTACTCGGAAGCCTTCCTCTCATTCTAAGCGAAGGCCCCGGCGCAGAAGCGCGCAGCGCGATTGGCTGGGTCGTGTTTGGCGGGCTCGGGCTGTCCTCATTGTTCACGCTATATCTTACGCCATTAGGCTATTTGTTAATCGCGCCGTGGATGAAACCGCGCAGCCACGCCGTACAGCAGCTTGAAATGGAATTAAGAAACGCGGACCCAAGTGATATCACCGAAGAGGCGCTGCCATCGTGATGCGAGTTGATGCGATCAAATTAACCAATACAAGCGTTCTGTTTTGTATTTTACTGGCGCTCTCATCCTGCGTGATTGGCCCGGATTATGCGCCGCCAGAAATTCAGGCCCCGGAGCGCTTTGTTTCCCACGGCGTATTTCAAAATATTGCTGAGCGTTCCACGCTCGATCAAATCAGCCAGGAAGAAGTCTCCGCCGCCAATTGGTGGAAAGGCTTTTCTGATCCGGCGTTAGATCAATTCGTCAATGAAGCGTTGTACCAAAACTATAGCATCGCGATCAATGAAGCCCGCTTAAACGATGCCGAGGCGCAGATTCGCGGCGTTGCGTCGCGCTATAAACTTCAAACCGGCGCCTTTGTTGAAACCAGCGCCGATCAGCGAAATGAATTTGGAGACGCCAGCCGTTCATCAACCAGCGGCGGCGTCGCAGGCGGCCTATCGCTGAACCTGCCGTTGGATGTGTTTGGAAAAAACAAGCGCGAAGTCGAGGCGGCGGTCGCCGAACTCGAAAGCGCTAGCGCTGCGCTGCGCGGCGCCATCTTGCGGGTCAGCGCCAATGTCGCGACCGAATACTTGCGGCTGCGCGGCAACCAACGCCAACTGTCATTGCTGAAAGGCTCTGTTGAGTTGCAGGAAAAAACGCTGAGTATTGTAGAAAGCCGCTTTAACGCCGGGATCGCGCCCGAACTGGACCTTCGCCGAGCGGAAGCGGCAGTCGAAAATCTGCGGGCGGAAATTCCTGCGCTTCAAGAATCTCTAATCAATTCTAGAAATAGAATTGCTGTTTTGACGGGCCGTTTTCCTGGTAAATACAATGAAATTCTCCAAGAAGAAAAAGACATCCCGTCGTATAACTTGTCCATTGAAGATAAATTGCCCATTGAAGTGTTGTCGATGCGGCCTGATGTAAAGCAGGCTGAAGCAGAATTCAAAAGCGCAATTGCGCAAATCGGCGTCGAGATGACAGAATGGTATCCGGCGTTTCAAATCGGAAAACAATTGAGCCTTGGCGGAACCAGCAGCAGCGGCGACCCGCTAACGGGAACATTTATCGCCGGCCTTCGTGCATTGATACAACAAGTCGTCACCGACGGCGGCGCCCGCCAAGCCAATATCGATATCGCCAAAGCTCGCGCAGAAGAAGCGCTCGCGATTTATCATCAAACGCTGCTCGACGCCATTGAAGAAGTCGAACAATCATTGGCGGCGTTGCAATCTTCGCTCGCTCGTGAAATTCCCTTGTCAAAATCCGTGGAGGCAAGTACGCGCAGCGCCTTTCAAGCCGAGGTGTTATATCGCCAAGGGCTGGCAAGCTTTTTGGATGTGGTCGACGCGCAGCGCGTACTCGCCTCCGCCCAACAACGATTGGCGTCTACGCGAACGGCCTACGCGGTTGAAATCGCAACTCTGTTTCGCGTGTTAGGAACCTCCGTCAATCTTGAACAAGAGCGGTCAAGCAGCGCATCAGAACTAGATCAATTATACAAATCAGAAATTAAATGACTGTGTAATTTGTGCGCTTGAAAATCTCAATGAATTCTTGATAGATTTAAAGACAACACTAGAAAATTCACTGGTTCATCTTTGTGATATTGGATATACCCCATCATTCCCTGCCCCTAAATCTATAATGTTTAACGATGCCTCAAAAAGGCTATTCTTCAGAGGCTGCTTAATTTATTACCCGAGGAAAAAAATGATAAAACGAATTTTGTTATTAACGATGATTGTTTTATTGAGTGGAAACTTAACTAGCCATTCATTAGATTTTGAATGGACATACATCCCAATTGATGACGCCAAACAAAAATGGGGCGATTGGGACCAGCCCGAATGGCTGCGCTATTTTGGTTTGGATTTCGGCGACGTGAACCGGGATGGTAATATCGATATCATCTCAGGGCGCTACATTTATCAGAATCCAGGTGGATCAATGGAGGCGCCGTGGCCTAGAATTGATCTTGGCGACAATGTCGACGCCATTTTCTTCATCGACGCCGATGGCGATCCGTTTGCAGACATCATTGCTCAGGCGCTTCCTAATATTTATTGGTATGAGGCGGTCGACAAAGAAGGAACGCGCTATACCAAAAAATTGATATCAAACATACCAGAGACCAGCCATGTCAACAGTCAAGGATTCGAAAAAGCGCAGATCACGCCCAGCGGCCCGCTCGAACTGGTCATCGCCAGCAATGGCAATGTTTATTGTATCTCCATCCCGGATAATCCTGACGCCGTAGACAAATGGCCTACGAACCTGATTGCAAAAAATACATCAGATGAAGGGATCGGCGTCGGGGATATTGATAATGACGGCGACCTGGATATCGCTTGCGGTCGCCGGCCCGAAGGTGGAGACGAACCTCTCATCCTCGTCTGGTTTGAAAACCCCGGCAACGTCAATACCCATTGGCAAGACCATGTCGTCGGTCAAACGGATAAACCCATTGACCGGATTGAACTGGGCGACTTGAACGGCGATAGCAACCTGGAAATTGTCATTAGCGAAGAACGATACCCCGGCCTGGAACCTGACGGAAAGTTGCTTTGGTTTTCTCGCCAAGATGATATTGATCAAACATGGTCGAAGCACCATGTCGTCACTCAGTATTCTATGAACAACCTTGATCTAGCCGACATCGACAACGACGGCGATATCGACATCATCACAAACGAACACAAAGGCCCCCGCTTGGAGACGCAATTGTGGATCAATGATGGCGCCGCAGAATTCACCAAACACATTCTGGATACGGGCAAGGAAAACCACCTAGGATCGCAATTCGTTGATTTGGATGGCGACGGCGACCTGGATGTTGCTGGCTGCGCCTGGGACAACTATCAATGGATGCATGTGTGGCGTAATGATGAATTGAAAACAACACAGGCTATCTATGAAGGGAAACCTCATTTTGTCGTTCAGACCAAAGCGGCGACTTACTATTACGATATTGAAGGCGGGGGTTTTTCTCGCATTCTTGATATCGCTGGCGCCGACTGGGTTTCATTTAAGCGCAACCCCTGGGGAAAGTATCCCGGCTCGGCTGCTTCATCCTTTCGCGGACTTCCTAATTTGGTTTGGCAGGGAGAAGACGACGGCGCCGGACATCCGGGACACGCAAAGTGCAAATCTTGGCTTTCAGGCAACCGCATTGTAAGCGAAAGCCTGAGCGGGAAATGGCGATGGTCTTGGGAATTTTTTGACGACCACGCTGTCTTAGATATCACCAAAACTGATATGGAACGAACGTATTGGTTTCTTTATGAAGGAACGCCCGGCGGCGTGTTTGATCCAGCCGGTTCTTATTTCGGAACGAACATGAGCGGCCCTTTAACGAAGACGCCTGACTTTTATGCGAAAACGATCATGGAAGGGCGATTTCAATGGATATATGCAGGCCATAACAATATGAACGCTGTGTTCTACATGGCGCAGTTAAAAGAAGACAACTTGGCGGACGTGATTTCATATCTGGGCGCCAGCGATCAGGGCGTCAAGAGCGAAGATGGAATGACCGTGTTTGGATTTGGCCGGGCGAAAGATACCAAGCCGCTTCTGTCAGGCCCACAATCATTTGTCATTGGGTTTTATCCTGAGCAAATCAAGAATGAATCTCAACACGAAAGATTCGCGGAATTTTTAAATCAGCGCTTGGTGAAATTCTAATCAATACCACCAAAGAAAAGGGGCAAGTGATTTTCACTTGCCCCTTCATCATTATTCGATGAGTTTGGTTTAGTAGAGCATGAAGTCGCGAATCGCCGTGATATTGCCTTCGGCTTTCATAATCGCCTGTATTTCAGCATTGGTCAGCCCGCGATCATAGATGCGAACTTCGTCAATCGCGCCAGTGAAGAAGTTATC encodes:
- a CDS encoding histidine phosphatase family protein; this translates as MKTIYFVRHGQTEFNLQKRLQGWRDSPLSSEGTEQVKRVAKAVEQLDAMQGFVSPLGRAQQTAQIIREHVSFDFEALDDLREVSFGDFEGNTLPELDVKFPGQWEQRQNNKWTYCPPGGEANCDAVERGQHAIERFAKEAENGPVLVVAHFAINRIAFSLLAGIEPDTIIQINVPHEVIYRAQDDGNGWQVSHWDTRDKGSSFQAGWITQVRPENQPIGG
- the rplJ gene encoding 50S ribosomal protein L10; this encodes MPIRRSDKVKLSEEYADWVNESSSLLVFDYRGLSVEEFSDLRNKVRDAGGRLRVVRNRMFKRAIESKPFTQMNDLLLGPSAIIFAGESDPVAPAKALVDFAKDHEIIQIKGGSIYDDYLESSQVQLLAKTPTLPELHSKILGSVKAPASAVLGCIKGSSQKLHGLFTAYADKLEQAA
- the rplL gene encoding 50S ribosomal protein L7/L12 — encoded protein: MASEKIEQILELVGGLTLLEAKELADEFEEKFGVTAAAPMAMAMAPGADAAAAEEQSEFDVVLVSPGSQKIKVIKVVRELTDLGLKEAKDLVDNSPKPVKEGVSKDDAESVKAKLEEVGATVEIK
- a CDS encoding Gfo/Idh/MocA family oxidoreductase — protein: MHNRRLFVKSSAFALASAASARRIVGANERINIGCIGLGGRGSWLQRLTMQHIDEYNDGAIVALCDVYAKRLSEAHERCPDAKTYTHHQELLDQPGLDALIVATPDHWHAPITIMAMEKGLDVYCEKPMTLHWEEAKVVAQKAKELKRVLQIGVQALSWSKWHEAKKLIDQGMLGHVVCCQGTYSRNVPNGDWNYYEIDENAGPTGKGLDHLDWKQWLGSAPERPFDSDRYFRFRKYWDYSGGIATDLHYHTVAPFHLAVKNEHPTRVAGMGGIWIHDDGREVPDTFLTAADYPSKYSLTVQSSQANEVGFRTLIRGEKATLFCGADWEGETYDHLKVVPEKPFKDEFVNQWGKEEIIVPNISDEGDGKHVDNFFDCIRSRKAPNCNADLAFKVMTAINLSVRSYREGKVFYYDPEKEAVYSK
- a CDS encoding efflux RND transporter periplasmic adaptor subunit, coding for MGSGRAIQSVRLYPAVSEEVMAINFKAGDKVKKDSILVQFDDREEQLAVQLAQVKLKDAQSLLERYQLAVKDGAVPESDVDSARAAVDIAQVMLGQAKLAVEERKLRAPFDGVVGIPKIDPGERVTTNTLITGIDNRSILHVDFEVPEALALGLKQENTITATTPAFPNKTFTGMIAALESRVDPQKRTIMARARIVNEDDFLRPGMSFMTRLEIKGQEYPTVPEISLQWGRDGSFVWLIRDELADRIPVRVIARTAGDVLVECEANETDQVVIEGLQRLQPGKKVIVASNTQSTQISDISE
- a CDS encoding efflux RND transporter permease subunit encodes the protein MSRIASSFTALGVRRPVLAVVMSLLIILAGISSFLGVDVRELPDVDTPTVSVRATFEGASPETMDTEVTSILEGAVARVQGVKSIRASSEENYCRIFIEFQPHIDIDVASNDVREAINRRMRDLPDDVEDFFIMKGVFNDDSVCELSVYSDVLSKEELAKRVEKDISPHFLSIPGVADVEMSGDQQRVLRVLLDPARMAGLRVAVNEVISCLRNARLDVPAGSYQSEDQELIIRAEATVIQPKRVEELYIRDDVRIGDIGVVFFGPEEAEDYSMLNGRVVIGMGIIRQSGANTITISQAVDEKVAEINQRVNEFHLVKTSDNAIFIKGALKEVLFSLGFSILIVLIVIGVFLGRWRTTLIPAVTIPVSLIGTVAAIWLLGFSINLLTLLALVLATGLIVDDAIVVLENIQRRRHLGLDKMAAAVVGTHQVFFAVVATTLTLVSVFLPISFLPSRTGILFREFGLVLAVAVCISSFVALTLCPMMASRLPDSSKKGFIMSGILNLLAMIGEGLSSLYFQSLRLFLRHKYLALIFVVILAGYGATFFLKIKQELLPQEDRGMVVIMATGPDGASLNYSDRQAEKIEEILYPYQQSGLIKDIYTTVGRYDKNRTLTIATLKHWDERSITQQEFETEINKQLIQIPGVQISIRRGNSLGIRGAGSGISIALTGNDYNEILQVTEKLKSELEKRIPVIDEIQISFDTSQPELSFNINRNRVSDLNISLESISQTLRVMVDRYDVTDLNIDDEAIPIMLGSIQGVADDPGDLLNTFILNRNQELVPLTTLVDIKEAGVAAQLDRHAQRRAIEMNISFPPGNSLGELVNQVREIANEVLPLDIGLLFRGEAETLNENNYEVAATFLIALLVIFLVLAAQFESMGSALIVIFTVPFGLAAAAFALSMSNQTLNVYSQIGFVMLIGLMTKNAILLVEFMDQLREEGRSVDDAIMEGIEVRLRPLTMTVLSTVLGSLPLILSEGPGAEARSAIGWVVFGGLGLSSLFTLYLTPLGYLLIAPWMKPRSHAVQQLEMELRNADPSDITEEALPS
- a CDS encoding efflux transporter outer membrane subunit, which gives rise to MRVDAIKLTNTSVLFCILLALSSCVIGPDYAPPEIQAPERFVSHGVFQNIAERSTLDQISQEEVSAANWWKGFSDPALDQFVNEALYQNYSIAINEARLNDAEAQIRGVASRYKLQTGAFVETSADQRNEFGDASRSSTSGGVAGGLSLNLPLDVFGKNKREVEAAVAELESASAALRGAILRVSANVATEYLRLRGNQRQLSLLKGSVELQEKTLSIVESRFNAGIAPELDLRRAEAAVENLRAEIPALQESLINSRNRIAVLTGRFPGKYNEILQEEKDIPSYNLSIEDKLPIEVLSMRPDVKQAEAEFKSAIAQIGVEMTEWYPAFQIGKQLSLGGTSSSGDPLTGTFIAGLRALIQQVVTDGGARQANIDIAKARAEEALAIYHQTLLDAIEEVEQSLAALQSSLAREIPLSKSVEASTRSAFQAEVLYRQGLASFLDVVDAQRVLASAQQRLASTRTAYAVEIATLFRVLGTSVNLEQERSSSASELDQLYKSEIK
- a CDS encoding VCBS repeat-containing protein, whose translation is MIKRILLLTMIVLLSGNLTSHSLDFEWTYIPIDDAKQKWGDWDQPEWLRYFGLDFGDVNRDGNIDIISGRYIYQNPGGSMEAPWPRIDLGDNVDAIFFIDADGDPFADIIAQALPNIYWYEAVDKEGTRYTKKLISNIPETSHVNSQGFEKAQITPSGPLELVIASNGNVYCISIPDNPDAVDKWPTNLIAKNTSDEGIGVGDIDNDGDLDIACGRRPEGGDEPLILVWFENPGNVNTHWQDHVVGQTDKPIDRIELGDLNGDSNLEIVISEERYPGLEPDGKLLWFSRQDDIDQTWSKHHVVTQYSMNNLDLADIDNDGDIDIITNEHKGPRLETQLWINDGAAEFTKHILDTGKENHLGSQFVDLDGDGDLDVAGCAWDNYQWMHVWRNDELKTTQAIYEGKPHFVVQTKAATYYYDIEGGGFSRILDIAGADWVSFKRNPWGKYPGSAASSFRGLPNLVWQGEDDGAGHPGHAKCKSWLSGNRIVSESLSGKWRWSWEFFDDHAVLDITKTDMERTYWFLYEGTPGGVFDPAGSYFGTNMSGPLTKTPDFYAKTIMEGRFQWIYAGHNNMNAVFYMAQLKEDNLADVISYLGASDQGVKSEDGMTVFGFGRAKDTKPLLSGPQSFVIGFYPEQIKNESQHERFAEFLNQRLVKF